The Pseudopipra pipra isolate bDixPip1 chromosome 4, bDixPip1.hap1, whole genome shotgun sequence DNA segment CAGGCTGACATACCCTTCTGGAGCAGCACACAGGATACCCAACAGCAGTTAAAATGGGTCTAGTTACCTACTTCAAAATAACTGCATCTattctttcttattttgaagTGCCCTGAGGCAATTAAACAGTTAATGaatgcattgatagatgtttTACCTTGTGGTAGTCTACAAGGTCAGCCAGCGTTGAATGTTGCAGCTGGTCCACTCCAAGGAAGCTGTAGGAATCACCGGAGGCATCAATGAGGAAGTGTTTACATCCTTCCACAGACCGATAGGAGAGCACATAGCCTTTGATTTTCTCACTGACCCGGATCAGAAAACTCCCTGGTACTGTTTTATCTAGAAGCTCCTCCGCTTTCTTAGAGGTTAGGATACCTGttcaaaattaaaacacagaacTGAAGGGAGAAGAGCATTTGTGCAGGACTGGACAGAACAGTTCTCACAAGAAATCTGCTTTACTGCTCTAAACCCAGTCCGTGGCACTCCCATCCCTTGTTTTGTTGCCCAATAGCCCAGGAAGAACCGTACTGCCATTGCTAGTAACAGACCATGGCCACGGGCTAACTGCTCTACCTTAACTGCTCCAGACTTGGCCAGCCATGAATGACAGACGCACGGGGCTTGAAAGGACAGATTCTGTGTTATGAGAGAGAACAGCATTGCAGTTTGTTGTACACTGATTCCAGTACAGCAGCAGCTTCACTCCTGGGCCCAGCCTATGTTAGCAGCCATATATCAGCAGAAACAACTCCTTAAACAGTTGGGTTGGAGTGGGAATGCTCAAGACTCACCATGGAACCAAGGTGCTATTGTGTCCACGGTTTTGAGATAGCCAGCTCGGAGAGGGAACTGCTCCTCTTTGAACCACTTGATGATGCTTTCTTCAGTGGAATTGGAGATTGTCCTCTGGATTCCCTCTTTCCTGTTAGAAAAGACCGTGGTTTGTGCATCAGGTTCAAATAGGTTTTGAGTCCTTGCACTGAACTTACCTTTTGCTTAGGATTTTAAGAACATCCATAAACAGGCATCTTACACTACTGCAGCTCTGTAGAATATGGTTTTTAGTGAACATCTGGCATCACAGAGGCTGTATGCACTTGCACTCCAGGCTTAGGACACTCTACTAAATAAACCTGTTACCCTCCAGGAGTAAACATCTGAAGGCCTCATCACACCCTAGGCTGGAATATAGCCTAGGCTCTGTATTTTTCCCCATGGGGTGTCTCTTCCACACGAGGAGGAGAGCTAACCATTCCCATCTCAACCATCCCATGCTAGAGCAGAAGAATCTcatcccttctcccctccaCAGGGCATAGGGGCTTCCTTACCTAATCGCTCTCCCATTTGCTGTCACAGGAGGTAGAATTTTAGGCTTGGGGGGGAGAGGTGGATACTGGAGTGGTCGCCGATCTCCTGCTATGGCACCCTTGGAAATATCTGCCTGCTTCCCTCTGTGGATGCCCTGAAGTGAAAGCCTCCTGTAGTCATCCCTGGCTTGCCGTGCAAGGGAGCGTCTCTTCTCATCTGCTGCCTTGGATTTCCGCACTGGAACAAAAAAGGAGTCCTACATGAGTGAACAAGCAGGCAAGTTTAAAGCTTGCTGCCCTTTGGCCATCTTCCTGCTTGATGAAGTGGAAGAATAACCCATTTCACAAGCTGAAAGGTTCACTCAATTGTGAGACCATTTGCCACGTGTCTCCCACGTGTTACGTGGCATCTGCCACTTAACAGGGTACAGTGTTTATTCCTTCAAGACACTAAAAATCTGTGGTTTTTATGGATACCAAGTCCCTTTGTACTTATAGACTTCTTGGTTTGGTTTCAGATGCTGACTCCTCGTTCAGATATAGATTTCTGTAGTGCCTTTCATGTAAGCAGGTGGGGAGCAAGCCATATGGAATTAAAGCTGCTGAAATGACCTCAAATCAAAATTTTTGGGGGATTTGAAAGAGCTGATCCATTTTGGAGGGTGGGGGAGAGTCTTGCTGAAATTATTATGGAAAGTGGAGAGCTTgggtgtgtttttctttcttttttttttttttttctgtaaaactgcCTTGATTGTTTAGGTCCACCTCACCCTGGAGTCTGTAGGAGTAACCAGCTCTCTagtcaacttttttttttttttaatcagtcaGGAAAATAGAACCCCTAGCCTGAAGTGGAAACAACTGGTGGTACAGCATTGCCATCTActgagcagcagggaaggaactgggaaaaaaatgcatcagGTTCTCCCTTGGGAAGTATTTGGCAGCAGTGATGGATGCTGCTGCAAGCCTCTTACTGTTTGCCATTTTCCTTCCTATCATTGGGATTCATTACATGAGATAGTGCAGCAGGGCTCTGCTTAGATGGGATCATGCCTGGATGACAGGGAAGCTCTTTTTAATTAGTTCTTGTCACCCATTATCCTTGTCCTCAAGAGCAATGGTTACTGCAAAGTCCTACAGAAGACCAGCTTCTAGTTTAAGATTAATTATCCTCTCTACACTCATGTAGTTCCTTTGTTGCTTGTTTTAATATAGTATCAGTAGGAAAAGttttccatttcccttcccagctctaGTCTCAAGGCTACGTGgactcagaaatatttctgataatGCAGTGCTGTCTTTCTTGGCAATACTCTCCACCCACCGGCCTATTATTCAGTTCCAGTGTGACCCCACAGAGCTCTAGAATTTCTCAAGCCTCACAGGAAAAAGTTATCCCAAGATCTTACAGAATTCCTGCCATTCAGGCTCATTCTCGTCCGATTTCTGCAGTGTTCTCTGGCTCTCTGTGCTGGGGTGGCTCTGTGGTATTGCCTCCTGGGAGTCTGTGGTCTCTTCAGAATTTCTCCTCTGTGCTTCCTTTGGCTATGAAAGAAACAGTATGTTCAGCTTTGTTGCAGGCAAGTTTTAATCTTGCTTTTTAGCTAGCCTTGAAATACTGGGAACTCCATTAGATATTGTGAATCCCTCCAGCTTCAACAACATGCAGATCCTCTGTCTTTACTGCAGGGGACAACAGAGGAAGTGAGGGAAAATAGTCTACCAGAAATCATCAGGAGCATCTCCCTGTGCTACTCCCCAGTCTGCCAGTCTGGCCTGCTTTGTATCATCACCTAATTGTCACACTGTACATGAGGAGCATGGCAACACTGCTCCAAGAGGTGAGAACATTCTTAGGTCAGATGAGGCTTTGAGGCTGACAGGGACTCTAGGATAAAGCCTGGGCCCCACTCAATGTTTCAGCAGCATCGTAGGTTGCCACTTACCTTTTGGAAGCTAAGTTTCCTCATATGGCAGTCTGCCAGCATCTGGTGTACATCTCTGGTTCCCCTCTAAGCAGAGCAAAAGAGCGGTGAGAAATAAATGCAATGTTAGGACAATTGCTCTTCTTTTGGAGCAATAGATGTATAATGCAGCAGCAGTCATGACATTTGTTAACAAATTTTGCTAGCCTTCTCTGACAAACATTGGGTTTTCCATCATATTAGGCCTAACATACCACATGAGGAGAACTCAGGAGTGTCAGGATTGCCATAAGCATGTCTAGATTTGCTAAGCAATGCCCCCAAGTACTTCCAGGGAGCAgcttctttcctccctccccctaAATCAATCCCTTGCAGAACTTGCCATCCACAACTTTACAAGCCTGTGCTCGTTTGCGGCTGCGGCTGTGGTGTTGCAAACGCCTGCTCAACAGACTGACCCAACTAGCTGCATATCTCCTGCTTGCTCTCCCCTGCAAACCAGTCTGGCTACCCTGACAGCAGTTTCTAGCTGAAACTTGCCTTTGAAGGTGAACAGTTAGATTTGTCTTTAAGCAAACACCCACCCACCTCTCCATTGGACCCTGACTGCTCCCACGGCACAGTGGGTGATGAGGTAACTGTACTACACTGCTTACCAAGGACATGCTTCTGCCACCTACTTGGCTAATATTTAATATGAACATGGCTTTAcaatttctctctcctccaggAAACTAGGAACTTCAAATGTGTGTGGAGCTGCTTTTTCTTAGATATTTGTCTGTTCCCTGCAACAGACAAAGCACAATGCCTGGATCCCTTACATTAAATGGGAACTAAATCTTTTGGAATTAGATTTTTGGTAGTagctttgggtttgttttttctttctttttttttttttttttgtcagctgtGACTAATAACttcctataaaaaaaaatctcccacaTAGTTGCTCAACTTCAGCAAACAGTGCAGAGAAAAACCTCATGTGACTCAGAGGCTTTTGATAAAGGAGAGAGCCACTCCAAATTCCCTTCACTATTTTGGTAGCAGCAGGAGAGCATGTTGCCAAACCCCAACCTTCTGTTATCATGTTTTTTATGCCGAAATATGGTGTAGCTGTACGATAAAAGAATATACACTCATACAAGTTCATTCAAGGCTGAATGAAAACTGCTGAATGAGATTGGACTTCTCCCATTAAATTGGCAGGGTGTTCTGTTCCTTCTGTTCAACTGCAGTTGCATGGGTAGTTAATTTAACTCATCTTTTTCTCAGTTCTCTGCAAATGGCTTTTTGTAGCCAgttaaaaattagaaatgtatttattgctggagaaaaatatttctgtactaAAACACCAAAGGAAAGCAGACACTGTAGTTACTGCATTTCAAATTGTCCTGTGCTGTCAGGGTCATAAGCTGTTTTCTAACTATTTTAGAAGACCGAGAAACCAAAGAACCACGCATGTCAGATGATGCTGGTAAAATTATCTTCATTTGTTCTTTTATAAAAGTGGATAATCTGTCTAATGGCTGTAACCTTACATGTACAGATCCTGGGATAGCCTGCCTGGTCTTGCCCCAGAAGCCATCCAAACCAGCCACAGTGCAGGAGGGAAAGTACTGCACCCCTCATTTTACCCACAGAGAATGGAAGCAAAGGAATTCAGAGTAACTTATCTGATGCTACAGAGCAGATCTGTCCTACCTGAGAATAGCACATGGACCTCCTGAGTCCCAAGGAAGGATGTAACAGCATGGCTTCTTCTCTGACTACAGAAGAAAAGCCTTAACAGAtagatggttttttttcttcagatttctATTTACAGCAACCAGGATTTGCTGCACTTCCTAGTTCTCAAAACATGCGTTTCTGATAGctgtgggaaaagggaaaaactaCCTTTGTGAGCTCCTGGCTTTTCCCGGTTGTTGTATCAGTCATTTTTCTCCCACGTTCCTCCTTTGTGTGCACAGTGCTTTTTTTATTCTCATGAAGATCTGTCTCACCCGGTAGTCCTGGTTGTGGGTGTAGAGACCATGTTATAGAAGAGTCAGTTTCTCTGAAATGCAAGAGAGAGGACTTAGGAACCTGAGGGAGTCACTTTCTGCTCCCTGAGCATCTTGCAAGGAAGCTGCACgtgagcagagcagtgctgcatTGAAGCCATGTGCGTATGGGCATTTATATTTCCAAATCAGGTAGGTGCAGTAATTGATTTAATGACTTGTGGTGAGCAACTGTTGTCAGGCTGCACACCAGCACCTCTTGGTGAATCAGTGCAATCCAAGCTCACCACCTGCCACAATAACAGTGTTGGCATTTCCTGTGGTCTGCAGAGTGTCCCATGCAGGAGCCACATCAGGAGAGGCTCAATGAGCCGGAGCAAGTCTCAGGCTGGAGCTGGTCTCTGCCAGCATTGTATGTCCTCACAGAAAGCCAACCTTTGCCTGTGTCTTTTGCCTGCAAGACCAACACGACAGTGGTAACCACAGCCCCTACAGAGAAGACCCCAGCCTCTTGGTCCCTAGAAAAGCCTTCTCCTCCATGTCAGCCCACTCAGACCCCCAGCCGAAGTGTGCTTACCTGCCCTCCTTGCCTTGCTCTCTCGCCAAGCACTTTGCTCTTTGTGCCTGGATCTCTTCACAGATGGCTGCATATGGTTTATCTGAAGGATGCTCGCCCATCACCCAGACCCAGACATCATTGTCAGCACCGAGTTTCCATGTCACCGACTTCCCATTGGCTGGAAAAGAAGCAGCTCTTTGGCAAATGCTGTTTGCTGGATAGCAGGGTCTGTGTCCCACCTGCTGTGCCCTACTGGCTGCTGTTGATGACAGAGCCTCTCCAAAAGCAACTGTATGTGGGGAAAGCTCAGCTGGGAGGCAGCCCACACTTCgcattttttttcatgctacTGAAACCAGGTCAGTGAAGGAAGTCTGAGTCTGGGGGCAAAGGAGAAGGCTCACTaccatttgttttcttgctttaattCCTGGCTACTGCCCTCCCCAAACTGTGTGAGGGTGAACCACCTGCAAGAGAACACTGtgggggagagctgggagaagagTGCTATCTTCCTAGCGTCAGCATGCTGTGCAATCCTGGTGAGCAGACTTCAGATCTAAAGTCTCAGTGGGAACTGCAGATCTGGTGCCTCAGGACAGATATTCAAATCCCTGGTTATGTTAAAGACAGAGGCCCCATTTAGTGGGAAACTTAATGAGATGCACCTCCTGGGGGCAAATAAGCCCTGTCTTCCCAGTTAGGGGAGCCAAGCAATTTGGTCAAGGACAGAGTGTCTGGGTCAGGGAGTAAAACCATAGTGCCTCTGGTCAAAACTACCCCATTGCAGGTGGGTTTGGAGATAAACCTGTTATATGTCCATGGGAGAAGAATTACTCTAAGGATACATTACCTCCTGTTTCCAGGGAGCAGTAGACTAGGCCAGATATGTGTCAGAGGGTGAAGCAGCCAGGAGGCAAAGACTTACCTTTTCTTGGCAGTGGCTTCTTTGCTGGAGCCTTGTCCACAGCAGCTTCTCTTTCCTCCCACCGTCTGATCTGTTCCTGCCTCATCTTGAAGAAGAGGATCTGCTTCTGCTCCTCGCTGAGTTCTGCCAGCAGGTCAGGATCGATGTACATGTCTGATAATATCTGTTTCAGCATGGCTGCAGGTTTCAGTTACACGTTTGTGGCAGTGATCTCCAGGGATAAGATCCTCTTCCTGGCTCCAACAAGAAAGAGTCCCTGCCCGTCTGAGCCTGGAGTAGGAATGCAGGCGCGCCAGAGTAATTATgcttctatcttttttttttagctcaaaCTTCCTGCGCAGACCAGAAAAGTAAATAAGTATCTTAAAACCTGCTGTTAAGATTCCTTGAAATAGGAGGTAAGCTCAGCTCCCACGCAGCCCTTCCCTGCTTTGCAAGGAGAGCTGGCTAGAAGGGGAGAGTCCAGGAGTGGGGAGGTTGTGTTGATACTCTGATAAACCCAGCTGATAGTATATCAAAGAGAGAGAGCACTGCCTGTTAGTCATCAGAGGTGCGGCTGAGTTGTGCCCAAGTAAACATTCCTGCTGGGCAAGGAATCAATGAACCCATGACTAGACGGCTCCTCCTCCTTCCAAACAGGAAAACTTTGATGATCAAAAGCCCAGCCTGCCTTGTTTTGCCAAAGAAAGATGGGGAGGACTTTTGGCTCTGCTTTTGAGGTGGGAGTGGGAATTTCGGAGTGCTCCCATCCATCAAAGGCAGCCTCCCAGCAAGTCAAGGGAGCACAAGTAGTGCAGCTGGTTTGAAGAAAGACAGCGTGGATGGTCAGTGTCTGAGACAGCTCCCGGTCTGACACATCTTGCTGATGCACCTTGCTCACGTGGTGAGCGTGGCATGGGACATCCCTGCCTGACAGGATGAAGTGGATGGGGAGAAGGAGCACTCCTGTTCCTGCACAGGATGTTGGCTTGTGTATAGTGCACACTGGTGAGGTACTGACACCTGCCCAGCTGTGCTATGTGCTCATGGATTTACATTTACAAAAAATGGGAGCTCTCCTGTCACTTAGGAACTTAGCAAATGAGAAAATAGAAATGTGGACTAAAGACCTTGAAACCAGTTCTTTTCCTTATCTTATCTGGATAAACTCGAGGAGACCAGGAGATTGGTTGGCAGTGCTTTTGGTGACACAGGGAGGCTGACAGTCATGTGTGAAGTGCAAGACCAGAGCACGGGGGCTGGTTGGCCAGGGGTGGCAGGGGCTTCCTGGACAAATTCTTGAGAAATGTTGTAGTCATCAGGCTACAAGGAGATTAAGCCAGTGGGTTTATTCATGTCCTTCTGCACAAATCTTGGGAGTCTGAGGAACAAGCATGCTAGGACAGAGCACAGTAGGTGGGAGGAAGAGCTGGTGAGGCAGTAATGTGGAGGTACAAAGGGCAGAGACATGGCAGAagaacctgtgccagggtgaagtGGGACTGTATATTAAATTAAGTTAATGAGGTCAAATCAATTAGCCATCTTACAGGAGATAGACTGAATCCCTAGGGACCCAAATGTTGGAAGAAAAGTGTTGGGAGCACCTTCAGCTTCAGAGTATGACTGCTTGGTTCCTACTATATAAAATAACAGAGGCAGTAGGGGAGCCAGCAAGTGCAATACTGAAGCTTTCCAGGGAGCACACATGGAGTACATTTAATTAGATAAAATGGGGCAGCACAACAGAAGCCTTCATAAAGTCAGACTCTCAGAACAATATATGCTGTGTTGGTCCACCTTCCCCTGTCTCA contains these protein-coding regions:
- the SH2D4A gene encoding SH2 domain-containing protein 4A, producing MLKQILSDMYIDPDLLAELSEEQKQILFFKMRQEQIRRWEEREAAVDKAPAKKPLPRKANGKSVTWKLGADNDVWVWVMGEHPSDKPYAAICEEIQAQRAKCLAREQGKEGRETDSSITWSLHPQPGLPGETDLHENKKSTVHTKEERGRKMTDTTTGKSQELTKRGTRDVHQMLADCHMRKLSFQKPKEAQRRNSEETTDSQEAIPQSHPSTESQRTLQKSDENEPEWQEFLRKSKAADEKRRSLARQARDDYRRLSLQGIHRGKQADISKGAIAGDRRPLQYPPLPPKPKILPPVTANGRAIRKEGIQRTISNSTEESIIKWFKEEQFPLRAGYLKTVDTIAPWFHGILTSKKAEELLDKTVPGSFLIRVSEKIKGYVLSYRSVEGCKHFLIDASGDSYSFLGVDQLQHSTLADLVDYHKDEPITSLGKELLLYPCGQEDREPDYISLFE